From a single Plutella xylostella chromosome 5, ilPluXylo3.1, whole genome shotgun sequence genomic region:
- the LOC105387112 gene encoding facilitated trehalose transporter Tret1, whose protein sequence is MSISSNWREYLAALSATLITAAAGTTVGWTSPTLPLLLDGASPIPTTRDQASWIASLMILCSAVSPIPASYLADRIGTKKTLLLAAIPYIVGWVLVMLASNVLTIYASRLVSGLGYGIAYTAAPMYLGEIASDEVRGAMATLITVMSKFGILSQYLIGPYVSMLGLASFNIAIPILFVVTFTAMPESPYYFLKTKNPDEAERSLKKLRGKAYIRGELDSMTHLVNENMKEDSSWGDLFTVGGNRKGLIILMGIYFTQQFCGSTAFIAYAQEIFAAADGGLGASESCMLFGTVQLLTSALSSQLVDRLGRKPLLLVSSCGVGLSNLIIGAYFFMKHESSELVAAVRFIPIVVIPIFIFSYTIGLATVPFAITSEIFPTNIKSKATCVIQIFVALMTFAVTKLYQVVADGLGHYVAFWGFGALSLAGVAFILALLPETKGQSFASIQEKLYSKKKSVLKQSESLMGSTHFNI, encoded by the exons CGACGCTGatcacggcggcggcgggcaccACGGTGGGCTGGACCTCGCCCACGCTGCCGCTGCTGCTGGACGGGGCCTCCCCCATCCCCACCACCCGCGACCAGGCCTCGTGGATCGCCTCGCTCATGATCTTGTGCTCAG CTGTGAGTCCCATCCCGGCGTCCTACCTGGCCGACCGCATAGGTACCAAGAAGACTCTCCTCCTCGCAGCCATCCCCTACATCGTGGGCTGGGTGCTCGTGATGCTGGCCAGCAACGTGTTAACCATCTACGCTTCCCGCCTAGTCTCAGGACTCGGCTACGGCATCGCCTACACGGCGGCGCCCATGTATCTAGGCGAGATCGCCTCAGACGAGGTCCGTGGCGCCATGGCCACACTCATCACTGTTATGTCTAAG TTCGGTATCCTGTCGCAGTACTTGATCGGTCCCTACGTGTCCATGCTGGGGCTGGCCAGCTTCAACATCGCGATCCCCATCCTCTTCGTAGTAACGTTCACTGCCATGCCTGAATCTCCCTACTACTTCCTCAAGACGAAAAACCCCGACGAAGCGGAAAGGTCCCTAAAGAAGCTCAGGGGGAAAGCGTACATTCGCGGAGAGTTGGACAGTATGACGCATCTAGTGAATGAGAACATGAAGGAGGACAGCAGCTGGGGGGATCTGTTCACGGTGGGAGGCAACAGGAAGGGGCTGATAATCCTGATGGGGATCTACTTCACGCAGCAGTTCTGCGGCAGCACGGCGTTCATTGCGTACGCGCAGGAGATCTTCGCGGCGGCGGACGGCGGGCTCGGCGCCTCGGAGTCGTGCATGCTGTTCGGGACAGTGCAGCTGCTGACGTCAGCACTGTCCTCGCAGCTGGTGGACCGCCTCGGCCGCAAGCCGCTCCTGCTGGTGTCCTCCTGCGGCGTCGGCCTCTCCAACCTCATCATCGGCGCCTACTTCTTCATGAAGCACGAGAGCAGCGAGCTCGTCGCCGCCGTCCGCTTCATTCCAATCGTTGTGATACCGATCTTCATATTCTCCTACACGATCGGGCTGGCGACGGTGCCGTTCGCGATCACGTCGGAGATATTCCCCACTAATATTAAGTCGAAGGCGACGTGTGtgatacagatatttgtgGCGCTGATGACGTTTGCGGTGACGAAGTTGTACCAGGTGGTGGCGGACGGGCTGGGGCACTACGTGGCGTTCTGGGGGTTCGGGGCGCTGTCGCTGGCGGGCGTGGCCTTCATCCTCGCCCTGCTGCCCGAGACCAAGGGGCAGTCCTTCGCCTCCATCCAGGAGAAACTCTACTCGAAGAAGAAGTCTGTACTTAAGCAAAGCGAGAGCCTAATGGGCAGCACAcattttaacatttaa